In the genome of Desulfobacterales bacterium, one region contains:
- a CDS encoding HEPN domain-containing protein gives MDKIVKNWVATSNYDILTADAMFKAGRYLYVVFMCHLAMEKMLKALLAHKHPEDMPPKIHNLIVLSQRANISPPDDLKDFLQRIDNVSIATRYPEDLRTLSKEFNQDTAKRILIDTKRMLKWFKQHLKSEE, from the coding sequence ATGGATAAGATTGTAAAGAACTGGGTAGCTACATCAAACTACGATATTCTAACTGCCGATGCTATGTTCAAGGCTGGCCGATATCTTTATGTAGTGTTTATGTGTCACCTTGCCATGGAAAAAATGCTGAAAGCATTGCTGGCGCATAAGCATCCCGAAGATATGCCCCCGAAGATTCATAATCTGATTGTCCTGTCACAAAGGGCAAATATATCACCACCTGATGATCTTAAGGATTTTTTGCAAAGAATCGATAATGTCAGTATTGCTACCCGGTACCCCGAAGATCTTCGGACATTGTCGAAAGAATTTAATCAGGACACGGCCAAACGGATACTAATCGACACAAAGAGAATGTTAAAGTGGTTCAAGCAACACCTAAAATCAGAAGAATAA
- a CDS encoding nucleotidyltransferase domain-containing protein has product MVQATPKIRRIIFRYIKNLSELGVPVETVYLFGSQVRQNITMGSDVDIAVISPLFEKMSLWDKAGFLGKAAWDIPFPMDVLGFAPSQVRNAEPGTLLGHILKSGIEITH; this is encoded by the coding sequence GTGGTTCAAGCAACACCTAAAATCAGAAGAATAATATTCCGGTACATAAAAAACCTCAGCGAATTGGGAGTACCTGTTGAAACGGTCTACCTTTTTGGGTCACAGGTGCGTCAGAACATCACGATGGGAAGCGATGTAGACATAGCCGTTATATCACCGTTGTTTGAAAAGATGAGTCTTTGGGACAAGGCGGGCTTCCTGGGAAAAGCTGCATGGGATATACCTTTCCCGATGGATGTTCTTGGATTTGCACCTTCTCAGGTAAGAAATGCAGAGCCTGGCACGTTGCTTGGTCATATACTGAAAAGCGGAATTGAAATTACGCATTGA